Proteins encoded in a region of the Paenibacillus sp. E222 genome:
- a CDS encoding LysR family transcriptional regulator, whose amino-acid sequence MNIENIEAFVYINHYGSFNKAAEVLFLSQPSVTARIQSLERELGCKLFDRLGKQIVLTEEGRKFLPYAQQVLQVIQKGRQKIQQRRTTPDALRLGSTVSVSNYVIPDFLPKIKEAYPEVNIKLTTATTDQLVAKLLGQEIDLAFVRKVMHPAIRTVAFYEDPIQLYVYKGHPFIERGHVSMEAIRNEQLVFFECGSLDWLRIHRAFDSLEHPPDITYHVDNSETAKKLVKQGAGIAFLPGLTVQKEVQDQELFPIQVHEVAGVSLQISVVTLKEEHSPFAEPFGELLRQL is encoded by the coding sequence ATGAATATTGAGAACATTGAAGCGTTTGTATATATCAATCATTACGGAAGCTTCAATAAGGCTGCCGAGGTACTTTTTTTGTCCCAACCTTCTGTCACCGCTCGTATTCAGTCCCTTGAACGTGAACTCGGCTGCAAATTGTTTGACCGTCTTGGCAAACAGATTGTGCTCACGGAAGAGGGGAGAAAGTTCCTTCCCTACGCCCAGCAGGTGCTGCAAGTGATTCAGAAGGGCAGACAGAAGATACAGCAGCGTCGTACAACGCCCGATGCACTTCGACTCGGCAGTACGGTATCCGTATCCAACTATGTCATTCCAGACTTTCTGCCCAAAATCAAGGAAGCTTACCCTGAGGTGAACATCAAACTGACTACAGCGACGACGGATCAACTCGTTGCCAAGCTGCTGGGTCAGGAAATCGATCTTGCTTTTGTGCGGAAAGTCATGCACCCGGCGATCCGTACGGTTGCTTTTTACGAAGATCCAATCCAGCTATACGTGTACAAAGGCCATCCATTTATTGAACGCGGGCATGTGAGCATGGAGGCAATCAGGAATGAGCAGCTGGTCTTTTTTGAATGTGGTTCACTGGACTGGCTGCGCATTCACCGGGCCTTTGACTCGCTGGAACACCCGCCGGATATTACATATCACGTGGATAATTCGGAAACGGCGAAGAAGCTGGTGAAGCAAGGAGCAGGTATTGCGTTTCTCCCAGGTCTGACAGTGCAAAAGGAAGTGCAGGATCAGGAGCTGTTCCCCATTCAGGTACATGAGGTTGCAGGTGTATCGTTGCAGATCAGCGTCGTTACGTTAAAAGAAGAACATTCGCCTTTTGCAGAGCCTTTCGGGGAACTGCTGCGGCAGCTATAG
- a CDS encoding LLM class flavin-dependent oxidoreductase, with protein sequence MGIRVGILDQTPIYEGETPIDAFRHTIELVQRAEQLGFHRFWVSEHHDSGHVAGSSPEVLISHLLAHTERIRLGSGGVMLQHYSPYKVAENFNVLSALGPGRIDLGIGRAPGGLPRSTQALQQGIQEAASLKEKINQVKQFIYNEPHEDETHPLAGLSAAPVSKNPAELYVLGASIDSAGMAAELGLPYVFSLFINSNTEVALEALRTYREQFDRSHGREPYAILAISLIVAESAEEAEGLASEHMLVKIHLENGKVLTVGSVEQAEEFGRQSNEKYRIEILEPSVTRGTKETVGSALAKFQQDFAVDELIVTTATRDFAKRIRSFELLREALDEQGLGEFTNESTPAQAVIG encoded by the coding sequence ATGGGTATTCGTGTTGGCATATTGGATCAAACCCCGATCTATGAAGGGGAGACGCCGATTGATGCTTTTCGGCATACGATTGAATTGGTACAGCGGGCTGAACAGCTTGGATTTCATCGTTTCTGGGTATCGGAACATCATGATTCAGGTCATGTTGCCGGCTCCTCACCGGAAGTGCTCATTTCCCACTTGCTGGCGCATACGGAGCGGATTCGTCTCGGTTCTGGCGGGGTGATGCTGCAACATTATAGTCCCTACAAAGTAGCCGAGAACTTCAATGTGCTTTCGGCACTTGGTCCGGGGAGAATTGATCTGGGTATTGGACGTGCACCTGGAGGATTACCCCGCTCAACACAGGCACTACAGCAAGGGATTCAGGAGGCCGCTTCACTGAAGGAGAAAATCAATCAGGTGAAGCAGTTCATCTATAATGAACCGCATGAAGATGAAACACATCCTTTGGCCGGCTTGAGCGCTGCGCCCGTATCCAAAAACCCGGCCGAGCTATACGTACTTGGGGCAAGTATTGATAGTGCAGGCATGGCAGCAGAACTGGGACTGCCTTATGTATTTTCATTGTTTATTAATAGCAACACGGAGGTTGCTCTGGAGGCTCTGCGTACTTACCGGGAACAATTCGACCGCTCACATGGACGGGAGCCATATGCCATCCTCGCTATATCATTAATTGTGGCGGAGAGTGCGGAAGAAGCCGAAGGACTGGCAAGTGAACATATGCTGGTCAAGATCCATCTGGAGAATGGCAAGGTATTGACGGTTGGTTCCGTTGAGCAGGCAGAAGAATTCGGACGGCAATCGAACGAGAAGTATCGGATCGAGATTCTGGAGCCAAGTGTGACGAGAGGTACGAAGGAAACGGTTGGTTCGGCACTAGCGAAATTTCAGCAGGATTTTGCCGTGGATGAACTGATTGTTACCACGGCCACACGTGATTTTGCCAAACGAATTCGTTCATTTGAATTATTGCGTGAAGCGCTGGATGAGCAGGGACTGGGCGAATTTACGAATGAGTCGACACCTGCGCAAGCAGTGATCGGTTAG
- the ssuE gene encoding NADPH-dependent FMN reductase yields the protein MSHVVIIAGSPSRRSRLTGLTDYSSNKLREAGITVEVIHVADLPAEDLVQAKFDSSFIRDALAVVEAADAVIVATPVYKASYSGVLKLFLDLIPQEGLRGKLALPLVIGGSIAHLLAIDYALKPVLAALGGRHILGGVYAVDQGIDRLDDGKYALSADITTRLDRSLEELILTLEKNGITI from the coding sequence ATGTCACATGTCGTTATTATTGCCGGATCGCCTTCCAGACGTTCGCGTCTGACAGGCCTTACGGATTACAGCAGCAATAAATTAAGAGAGGCTGGCATTACCGTTGAGGTAATTCATGTAGCCGACCTGCCCGCGGAAGATCTGGTACAGGCGAAGTTTGATAGCTCTTTCATTCGGGATGCGCTCGCTGTTGTCGAAGCCGCGGATGCAGTCATTGTGGCAACACCTGTATACAAAGCATCGTACTCCGGTGTGCTGAAGCTGTTCCTGGATCTGATTCCACAGGAAGGACTGCGGGGCAAGCTGGCTCTTCCATTAGTCATCGGCGGCTCGATTGCCCATCTGCTCGCCATCGATTATGCATTGAAGCCTGTTCTGGCAGCACTTGGCGGAAGGCATATTCTCGGCGGAGTATACGCAGTTGATCAGGGAATTGATCGACTCGATGATGGAAAATATGCGCTTTCGGCAGATATCACTACACGATTGGATCGTTCTCTGGAAGAATTGATATTGACTCTGGAAAAGAATGGTATTACGATATAA
- a CDS encoding diaminopimelate epimerase: MKQEIDFIKFNPTQNMTVLVSTHHPTETYPHIAAQIMSYDNVYAEQVGFIGGAIKPEAAAHLEMAGGEFCGNACMALAAYIASENELESTDFTEIVLEVSGTDQLIRCQVKQQQNEYFCQVTMPMPEQIEQRTVKYEGIDMDMVIVRYREFIHIVIEVEAFDETMRKRAQALARLLGLTLGDKLIGILLYNSQSEELAPLIFVPQLDSLIWERGCGSGTASVGAYLAWSRQREIVQHIKQPGGAIKVMAEWNGADLERITIEGSVGIVAQGKAFIDA; encoded by the coding sequence ATGAAACAGGAGATTGATTTTATCAAGTTTAATCCCACACAAAATATGACGGTTCTGGTGAGTACGCATCATCCAACAGAGACATATCCACACATCGCCGCCCAAATTATGTCCTATGACAACGTATACGCCGAACAAGTGGGGTTCATTGGCGGAGCGATAAAACCGGAGGCGGCTGCCCATTTGGAAATGGCCGGTGGAGAGTTCTGCGGGAATGCCTGCATGGCCCTGGCTGCGTATATCGCATCCGAGAACGAGCTGGAATCCACTGATTTCACAGAAATCGTCTTGGAGGTTTCCGGGACAGATCAATTAATCAGGTGTCAGGTGAAGCAGCAGCAGAATGAATATTTTTGCCAGGTAACGATGCCAATGCCTGAGCAGATTGAACAACGAACCGTCAAATATGAGGGAATCGATATGGATATGGTGATCGTGCGATATCGGGAGTTCATCCATATCGTCATCGAAGTGGAAGCGTTTGATGAAACGATGAGAAAGAGGGCACAGGCACTGGCGCGATTATTAGGCTTAACCTTGGGGGATAAGCTGATTGGCATTTTATTATACAACTCCCAATCGGAGGAGCTGGCACCGCTCATATTTGTCCCGCAGCTGGATAGTCTGATCTGGGAAAGGGGGTGCGGTTCGGGTACAGCCTCGGTGGGAGCCTATCTGGCCTGGAGCAGGCAGAGGGAGATCGTTCAGCATATCAAGCAGCCTGGTGGTGCGATTAAAGTGATGGCTGAGTGGAATGGAGCAGACCTTGAACGAATTACAATCGAAGGATCGGTCGGAATCGTGGCCCAGGGCAAGGCATTTATAGATGCATGA
- a CDS encoding nicotianamine synthase family protein: METLIDFQACLSEFSEKFDELAGRYDHTVQHSSELEALIDDYSTFVTDKQNERIWEQLDQQESASMHQLVLDLRDKSARCVAVMEKYRALKLQDGEIEIADYFRNIEECIEKEFGSFHVTSDSKVLLVGSGSFPMTPLFIAKRTGAEVMGIDIDAEAITLGQQVVEKLGAGLNIHLEQTLVQDLAFTRKATHIIFSSTVANKYDLLDQLHALTNEHVVVAMRYGNQLKSLFNYPMRETDSSKWRMVDNILRPDDVFDIALYQKA; this comes from the coding sequence ATGGAGACATTGATTGATTTTCAAGCATGCTTGAGTGAATTTTCTGAGAAATTCGATGAGCTGGCAGGCAGATATGATCATACGGTTCAGCACAGCTCAGAGCTGGAGGCTTTAATTGATGACTATTCCACGTTTGTAACGGACAAGCAAAATGAACGAATCTGGGAACAGCTCGATCAGCAGGAATCAGCCAGCATGCATCAACTTGTCCTTGATCTGCGTGATAAATCTGCACGGTGTGTGGCGGTCATGGAGAAATATCGGGCATTGAAGCTGCAAGACGGAGAGATTGAAATCGCGGATTATTTCAGAAATATAGAAGAATGTATTGAAAAAGAGTTTGGCAGCTTTCATGTCACCTCGGATTCCAAAGTGCTGCTGGTAGGCTCCGGGTCATTTCCGATGACGCCTTTGTTTATCGCCAAGCGAACAGGGGCAGAGGTGATGGGCATCGATATTGATGCAGAAGCCATTACACTCGGGCAGCAGGTTGTGGAGAAGCTGGGTGCGGGCTTGAACATCCATTTGGAGCAAACATTGGTGCAGGACCTTGCTTTTACAAGAAAAGCAACACATATCATTTTCAGTTCCACGGTTGCCAATAAATATGATCTGCTCGATCAATTGCACGCATTGACGAATGAACATGTGGTGGTGGCGATGAGGTACGGTAACCAGTTAAAGTCGTTGTTCAACTATCCGATGAGAGAGACCGACAGCAGCAAGTGGAGAATGGTCGACAATATTCTGCGTCCGGATGATGTGTTCGATATTGCGTTATACCAAAAAGCATAG
- a CDS encoding ABC transporter permease — MVQTILTRLATSLLVIFGASVLVYCIMYLLPGDPVLLMLDPSSATPEMIQNLRVQLGLDQPFYIQFANYFGDMLRGDFGKSMINSDPVLPKILEHFPATLALTALSSIIAITIGITLGVLSAIHRNGVIDFIARLVGLFGISMPTFWTGILLILLFSVQLGWFPAMGSDGFSSLVLPAATLGLVGAGFIVRMVRNSMLEVVNEPFIMALRAKGLSQRTIMYGHALRNALIPAVTVIGMLIGDLLAGTVVVETVFSRQGIGRIIADALMAKDLPVVQGVVFFTAIIYVVLNLLVDISYAYIDPRVRRAVRT; from the coding sequence ATGGTTCAAACGATACTGACAAGACTTGCTACATCGCTTCTGGTTATTTTCGGAGCTTCGGTGCTGGTGTACTGCATCATGTATCTGCTGCCGGGTGATCCGGTCCTGCTTATGCTGGACCCGTCATCGGCAACACCCGAGATGATTCAGAACCTGCGGGTCCAGCTGGGTCTGGATCAGCCGTTTTATATCCAGTTTGCCAACTATTTCGGAGACATGCTGCGTGGGGATTTCGGCAAATCAATGATCAATTCCGACCCGGTGCTGCCCAAAATACTGGAACATTTCCCTGCCACACTGGCGCTGACCGCGCTCAGCTCAATCATAGCGATAACCATTGGCATTACGCTCGGCGTACTGTCGGCCATTCATCGTAATGGCGTGATTGATTTTATCGCCCGGCTCGTTGGATTGTTTGGCATCTCCATGCCTACCTTCTGGACCGGCATTCTGTTGATCCTGTTGTTCTCGGTTCAGCTTGGCTGGTTCCCGGCGATGGGCTCCGACGGATTCAGTTCATTGGTGCTTCCTGCTGCAACACTGGGCCTCGTAGGTGCGGGTTTCATCGTACGGATGGTGCGTAACAGCATGCTGGAAGTGGTGAACGAACCTTTTATCATGGCATTACGAGCAAAAGGTCTTTCACAGCGGACCATCATGTACGGTCATGCGCTGCGTAATGCACTGATTCCTGCGGTGACGGTCATCGGCATGTTGATTGGTGATTTGCTTGCAGGAACCGTCGTGGTGGAGACGGTCTTCTCCAGACAGGGCATCGGCAGAATTATCGCGGATGCATTGATGGCCAAAGACCTGCCTGTTGTGCAGGGCGTAGTCTTTTTTACAGCAATTATTTATGTCGTGTTGAATTTACTGGTGGATATCTCTTATGCGTACATTGATCCCAGAGTTAGGCGTGCAGTCCGAACGTGA
- a CDS encoding opine metallophore biosynthesis dehydrogenase: MSGFQRVLLLGTGPASIQMAVTLKQEFSCTVGIAGRESVRSQSFYEAVRQSDGFIGASIQNEKHRPLAGECFVDQVFQGYEAIEGEWDTLIFAVTTDAYIDVLKQMKDNFIKQVKCMILVSPTFGSNLLVSHYVRQLHADTEVISFSTYLGDTRWMNDQPSNHVITTGVKKKVYIGSTSTPSEHVGRLCRMYERLGIVLEVLPSALEAETRNISLYVHPPLFMNDFSLDAIFGVSDTRKYVYKIYPEGPVTQYLIRDMRTQWNEMMTITDRLRIQGVNLLQFMTDDNYPVRMESLSRHDIENFNQLQDIHQEYLLYIRYTSLLIDPFSEPNPEGKYFDFSAVPFRKMFVNQDGALDIPRMPKEDYYRIKIIQGIARYLQVSCPTIDSFIATYEAKIQEIARAHPDQHLSNAFVVQSFYEDIRMICTGLANTEV, translated from the coding sequence ATGAGCGGATTTCAACGAGTGCTGTTGCTCGGAACAGGCCCTGCATCCATTCAGATGGCAGTAACGCTCAAACAGGAATTCAGTTGCACCGTAGGCATAGCGGGAAGAGAATCGGTGCGCTCACAATCTTTTTATGAAGCAGTTCGGCAGAGCGACGGATTCATTGGAGCAAGCATTCAAAATGAAAAGCATCGACCGTTGGCAGGTGAATGCTTCGTCGATCAGGTGTTTCAGGGATATGAGGCCATTGAAGGCGAATGGGATACGCTTATTTTCGCCGTGACAACCGATGCTTATATCGATGTATTGAAGCAAATGAAGGATAACTTCATCAAACAAGTGAAATGCATGATTTTGGTCTCTCCAACCTTTGGCTCCAACCTGCTGGTAAGTCATTATGTGAGGCAGCTGCATGCGGATACGGAAGTGATCAGTTTCTCTACCTATTTGGGGGATACCCGATGGATGAACGACCAACCGTCCAATCATGTCATCACAACTGGAGTGAAGAAAAAGGTCTATATCGGTTCTACTTCAACGCCCTCTGAGCATGTGGGCAGACTGTGCAGGATGTACGAGCGATTGGGTATTGTGCTGGAAGTTTTGCCATCTGCACTCGAGGCGGAAACGAGAAATATTTCTTTATATGTACACCCGCCATTGTTCATGAATGACTTCTCATTGGATGCTATCTTCGGTGTATCAGACACTCGGAAATATGTATATAAAATTTACCCCGAAGGTCCTGTAACCCAATATTTGATTCGGGACATGCGGACACAGTGGAACGAAATGATGACGATCACGGATAGACTCCGTATTCAGGGTGTCAATCTGCTTCAATTCATGACGGATGATAATTATCCGGTACGAATGGAGAGTTTATCACGCCACGATATAGAGAACTTCAATCAGTTGCAGGACATTCATCAAGAGTACTTATTATACATACGGTACACCTCGTTGTTGATTGATCCCTTTTCGGAGCCCAACCCCGAGGGCAAGTATTTTGACTTTTCGGCCGTTCCCTTCAGAAAAATGTTTGTCAATCAGGATGGAGCGTTGGACATTCCCAGAATGCCCAAGGAGGATTATTACCGAATCAAAATCATTCAGGGCATTGCGAGATATTTGCAGGTAAGCTGCCCAACCATCGATTCGTTTATTGCCACCTATGAGGCGAAAATTCAAGAGATCGCTCGCGCTCACCCGGATCAGCATCTATCCAATGCATTTGTCGTTCAATCCTTCTATGAGGACATTCGGATGATCTGCACTGGGCTGGCGAACACCGAGGTTTAA
- a CDS encoding amidohydrolase — MRRHLHRNPELSGEEWETTEAIRGWLVEEGVRIADEYSLRTGLIAEIGQGDGPVVALRADIDALPIQEETKLEYASQVAGRMHACGHDAHTAILIGAARLLKQIESRLPGKVRLIFQPSEEKATGARQVIQSGALSEVQSIFGLHNKPDLQVGTVGIREGALLAAADGFVVKVEGVGTHAAVPEAGIDPIVVASHIVTALQAIVSRNVGAQESAVISVTKINSGTAWNVIPEEAILDGTVRTFDEKVRARIRERFNQVVTGVAAAYGTRATVRWIQGPPAVVNDASLAAAAEQVASEVGLNSIRPIPSPAGEDFSFYQKEVPGLFLFLGTSGPHEWHHPAFDVDERALPLGAHLLAALAEQSLQKLQSNGE, encoded by the coding sequence ATTCGGCGACATTTGCATCGTAACCCCGAGCTATCCGGAGAGGAATGGGAAACGACAGAAGCCATTCGGGGCTGGCTGGTGGAGGAAGGGGTTCGGATTGCAGATGAATATTCACTGCGAACGGGCCTTATCGCTGAAATTGGGCAGGGCGATGGCCCGGTAGTGGCCTTGCGCGCAGATATTGATGCCCTGCCGATCCAGGAAGAAACCAAGCTGGAGTATGCCTCGCAAGTCGCTGGGCGAATGCACGCCTGTGGTCATGATGCACATACCGCCATTCTGATCGGTGCAGCACGATTGTTGAAACAGATTGAGTCCCGGCTGCCGGGCAAGGTCCGTTTGATTTTCCAGCCTTCGGAGGAGAAAGCGACGGGGGCACGACAGGTTATCCAGAGCGGAGCGTTATCCGAAGTTCAGTCTATTTTCGGGTTGCATAACAAACCGGATCTGCAGGTCGGTACGGTAGGTATTCGTGAAGGAGCGCTGCTCGCAGCAGCAGATGGTTTTGTGGTTAAAGTGGAGGGTGTCGGAACCCATGCGGCAGTGCCGGAAGCGGGCATTGACCCGATTGTGGTGGCATCTCATATTGTGACTGCATTACAGGCCATCGTGAGTCGTAATGTCGGAGCACAGGAGAGCGCCGTGATCAGTGTGACCAAAATTAACAGCGGCACCGCCTGGAACGTCATTCCGGAAGAAGCCATATTGGACGGCACCGTACGTACCTTTGACGAGAAGGTTCGTGCCCGGATTCGTGAGCGTTTCAATCAGGTAGTTACCGGTGTCGCAGCAGCCTACGGGACACGGGCTACCGTGCGCTGGATTCAGGGACCACCTGCCGTGGTCAATGATGCGTCACTGGCTGCTGCGGCGGAGCAGGTCGCGAGCGAGGTGGGGTTGAACAGTATCCGGCCGATACCTTCCCCGGCGGGCGAAGATTTTTCCTTTTACCAAAAGGAGGTTCCGGGTCTGTTCCTCTTCCTCGGAACGTCAGGCCCACACGAATGGCATCATCCTGCATTCGATGTGGATGAACGGGCACTGCCGCTTGGCGCACACCTTCTGGCAGCGCTGGCTGAACAGTCATTGCAGAAGTTGCAGTCAAATGGCGAGTAA
- a CDS encoding ABC transporter substrate-binding protein translates to MNRSISWMKYMALAAVLVLVLSGCGAAGNSNSAVQASGGEQAAGQAEGGNLTYALATSPDTLDPHRSGLAVTVRAIRTIYDNLVVQLPDGSIKPWLAKEWSVSEDGKSYTFKLREDVKFHDGTPFNAEAVKFNLDRVIDPTTKAANSLALIRPYSSSEVIDEYTIKVNLEQPSQAFLGNLSQALLGIVSPTAAKKYGDQLGKNPVGTGPYTFVKWDENADIVVAKNRDYNWAPATVENEGAPHIDTITFKIVPEEATRIGSVQSKQVLAAETVPPQNIAALKNDPNQQLLQANTVGLPYTLFFNLRKAPWDDVKVRQAVQSAVDVESIVKTLYLGNYERAWSALSPGILGYDASLEGSINPDINKANQLLDEQGWIKGADGIREKDGKKLTLHYVDGSPNREKRNDIAAIIQQQLKQVGIAVEVEITKDVATVIYQNWDYDLYGNSQVNSDPNALYAFYHTSAEGERPTLSGLSDPKIDKLLEQGAVETDSDKRVDIYNQIQQYLIEQAVILPIYVFPYTVAASKSVQGIKFDSLGYPLFNDVRIQP, encoded by the coding sequence AATATATGGCATTGGCGGCAGTATTGGTGCTGGTATTATCCGGTTGCGGAGCGGCAGGTAACTCGAACAGTGCAGTTCAGGCTTCCGGTGGGGAGCAGGCGGCTGGGCAAGCAGAAGGTGGGAACCTGACCTACGCACTCGCCACATCGCCGGATACGCTGGACCCGCATCGAAGTGGCCTTGCCGTAACCGTACGTGCGATCCGAACGATCTATGACAATCTGGTGGTACAGCTGCCGGATGGCTCCATCAAACCTTGGCTCGCCAAGGAGTGGAGTGTATCGGAGGATGGCAAAAGTTATACGTTCAAACTGCGTGAAGATGTGAAGTTCCATGATGGCACACCATTTAACGCGGAAGCTGTGAAGTTCAATCTGGATCGGGTAATCGATCCGACCACCAAAGCCGCCAATTCCCTTGCCCTGATTAGACCTTATAGCTCCTCGGAGGTTATTGATGAATACACCATCAAGGTGAATCTGGAACAGCCTTCGCAAGCTTTTCTCGGTAACTTGAGTCAGGCCCTGCTGGGGATTGTATCTCCTACGGCCGCCAAAAAGTATGGCGATCAACTGGGTAAAAATCCGGTGGGGACCGGTCCGTATACTTTCGTGAAATGGGATGAAAATGCGGATATCGTTGTCGCCAAAAACAGGGATTACAACTGGGCTCCTGCAACCGTTGAAAATGAAGGTGCTCCTCATATTGATACGATTACGTTCAAAATTGTACCGGAAGAAGCAACGCGCATCGGCAGTGTACAGAGTAAGCAGGTGCTTGCCGCCGAGACCGTTCCGCCGCAAAATATTGCAGCCCTGAAGAACGATCCGAACCAGCAATTGCTGCAGGCCAATACCGTTGGTTTGCCATATACCCTCTTCTTCAATCTGCGCAAAGCGCCTTGGGATGATGTGAAAGTCAGACAGGCGGTGCAATCTGCAGTTGATGTGGAATCCATCGTGAAGACACTGTATCTGGGCAACTACGAACGCGCGTGGTCTGCACTGTCTCCGGGAATCCTCGGTTATGACGCCTCCCTGGAAGGAAGCATCAATCCGGATATCAACAAGGCCAATCAGCTGCTTGATGAGCAAGGTTGGATCAAGGGAGCAGATGGCATTCGTGAAAAAGATGGTAAGAAGCTGACTCTGCATTATGTGGACGGTTCGCCGAACCGGGAGAAACGCAACGACATTGCAGCGATTATTCAGCAGCAGCTCAAGCAGGTGGGTATAGCTGTTGAGGTTGAAATTACGAAGGACGTTGCTACGGTCATCTATCAGAACTGGGATTATGATCTCTATGGCAACAGCCAGGTTAACTCTGATCCGAATGCACTCTATGCTTTCTATCATACAAGTGCAGAAGGTGAACGTCCGACCTTATCAGGCCTATCCGATCCGAAGATCGATAAACTGCTGGAACAGGGAGCGGTGGAGACTGATTCGGATAAACGCGTGGATATCTATAATCAGATTCAACAATATCTGATCGAGCAGGCTGTAATTCTACCGATCTATGTGTTCCCTTATACGGTGGCTGCATCCAAGTCGGTGCAGGGTATCAAGTTTGATTCACTTGGGTATCCGTTGTTCAATGATGTTCGGATTCAGCCATAA
- a CDS encoding ABC transporter permease, with translation MSMKPLVGDEKGWTARTGRLRLWSRRPLRHRVSFAVSRLFFYAALLVVVFTVTCAIVPGWIAPYDPTQMMTDAILQAPSAAHLFGTDYFGRDIFSVVVHGSRDSLLIGFASVLVGGLVGSALGIIAGYAGGVLDTITMRAVDILMAVPGVLLALSVAAALGPGLLNIALAVAVSSIPGYARVMRGQVMSVKGLPFITATRSLGGSNARIFWKHVLPHSLSPLLVMATLGVGTSILTGSGLSFLGLGVLKEIPDWGALLSQGRGYLTVAWWICTFPGLAITMFVLAVNLIGDDIRDRLDPKVNGAD, from the coding sequence ATGAGCATGAAACCATTGGTGGGTGATGAAAAAGGTTGGACGGCCAGAACAGGGCGTTTACGCCTCTGGAGTCGCCGTCCCCTGCGTCACCGCGTCTCATTCGCGGTGTCCCGTTTATTCTTTTATGCAGCTTTGCTGGTCGTGGTGTTTACCGTCACTTGTGCAATCGTGCCGGGCTGGATTGCTCCTTATGATCCAACTCAGATGATGACGGATGCCATCCTGCAGGCTCCCTCTGCTGCGCACCTGTTTGGGACCGATTATTTTGGCAGGGATATTTTCAGTGTGGTTGTGCATGGCAGCAGGGACTCACTGCTGATTGGATTTGCCTCGGTGCTGGTGGGTGGTCTTGTGGGCAGTGCTCTTGGCATTATTGCCGGCTATGCCGGAGGTGTATTGGATACCATCACTATGCGGGCCGTCGATATTCTGATGGCTGTTCCAGGCGTGTTACTGGCATTATCCGTTGCGGCAGCGTTGGGGCCTGGACTACTTAACATTGCACTGGCTGTTGCGGTATCCTCCATTCCGGGATATGCACGGGTGATGCGTGGGCAGGTCATGTCCGTTAAAGGTTTGCCTTTTATTACAGCTACACGTTCACTTGGGGGCTCCAATGCCCGTATTTTCTGGAAGCATGTACTGCCTCATTCGTTGTCACCGTTGCTGGTTATGGCGACGTTGGGCGTGGGTACCTCCATTCTGACAGGCTCGGGACTCAGCTTTCTAGGACTTGGCGTGTTGAAGGAAATTCCGGACTGGGGAGCGTTGCTCTCGCAAGGGAGAGGTTATCTGACGGTTGCCTGGTGGATCTGTACCTTCCCGGGACTCGCAATTACCATGTTTGTACTGGCGGTTAATCTGATTGGAGACGATATTCGCGATCGGCTGGACCCCAAAGTAAATGGAGCGGATTGA